The following proteins are co-located in the Silene latifolia isolate original U9 population chromosome 1, ASM4854445v1, whole genome shotgun sequence genome:
- the LOC141606534 gene encoding E3 ubiquitin-protein ligase RHF2A-like isoform X2, producing MEATKKTDDRMTSPAAFVEGGVQEACDDACSICLEDFSQSDPSTVTNCKHEFHLQCILEWCQRSSNCPMCWQAIGLRDAMSQQLLEAVEEERNITSNRLRNAAMFGHPSLVDFDLRHALQLPVGASEADLEEHIFQHLAAAVGRGRHISRREGQGNRSSSQRQRPVFIFSAPNVATSNAVWTSTNPVAESESYRNSAEDQVPTISPSRPQIHQASFHRVASNVSSVDQLQTSRASQSSQGSRETEELSDLQSLSESMRSRLNTWSMRYKESISRNTRGWKERFFARSTSMADVGSEVRRAVPSGFASVSRLMDRFDVGSRHAVESSNSSSRIDPSNLENQVIHMRQRGKAGPASTANTTSD from the exons ATGGAGGCTACTAAAAAGACTGATGATCGTATGACTTCCCCTGCAGCCTTTGTTGAAGGTGGAGTGCAAGAAGCCTGTGATGATGCATGCAGCATATGCCTTGAAGATTTTTCTCAGAGTGATCCTTCTACG GTTACTAACTGTAAGCACGAGTTTCACCTTCAATGCATTCTTGAATG GTGCCAGAGAAGCTCAAATTGCCCAATGTGCTGGCAAGCAATCGGCCTAAGAGATGCAATGAG TCAACAATTGCTAGAAGCCGTAGAAGAGGAGAGGAATATCACGTCTAATAGATTGAGAAATGCTGCAATGTTCGGTCATCCCAGTCTCGTGGATTTTGACTTGCGACAT GCATTGCAGTTACCCGTTGGTGCAAGTGAAGCTGACCTTGAAGAACATATATTTCAGCACTTGGCTGCTGCCGTAGGAAGAGGCCGTCATATATCTAGAAGGGAAGGTCAAGGGAACCGGTCATCCTCCCAGCGTCAACGCCCAGTCTTTATTTTTTCAGCGCCCAATGTTGCGACCAGTAATGCTGTTTGGACTTCTACAAATCCAGTTGCAGAAAGTGAATCATATCGAAATAGTGCAGAGGATCAAGTCCCCACCATCTCTCCCTCTAGGCCACAAATTCATCAGGCTTCTTTCCACAGGGTTGCATCCAATGTTTCATCAGTTGACCAGCTGCAGACAAG CCGTGCTAGTCAATCTTCCCAGGGAAGTCGGGAAACAGAGGAACTGTCGGACTTGCAATCATTGTCAGAATCTATGAGATCTAGGCTGAACACTTGGTCAATGAG ATACAAGGAGTCTATTTCAAGAAACACTAGAGGGTGGAAGGAGAGGTTTTTTGCTCGAAGCACTTCCATGGCTGATGTTGGTTCTGAGGTTCGGAGAGCAGTTCCTTCTGGTTTTGCTAGTGTTTCACGCTTGATGGATCGATTTGATGTTGGGTCCAGACATGCTGTCGAGTCAAGTAATTCGAGTAGCAGGATTGACCCTAGTAATTTGGAAAATCAAGTGATTCATATGAGACAGCGTGGCAAGGCAGGACCTGCTTCAACTGCAAATACGACATCAGATTGA
- the LOC141606534 gene encoding E3 ubiquitin-protein ligase RHF2A-like isoform X1 — MEATKKTDDRMTSPAAFVEGGVQEACDDACSICLEDFSQSDPSTVTNCKHEFHLQCILEWCQRSSNCPMCWQAIGLRDAMSQQLLEAVEEERNITSNRLRNAAMFGHPSLVDFDLRHALQLPVGASEADLEEHIFQHLAAAVGRGRHISRREGQGNRSSSQRQRPVFIFSAPNVATSNAVWTSTNPVAESESYRNSAEDQVPTISPSRPQIHQASFHRVASNVSSVDQLQTRSRASQSSQGSRETEELSDLQSLSESMRSRLNTWSMRYKESISRNTRGWKERFFARSTSMADVGSEVRRAVPSGFASVSRLMDRFDVGSRHAVESSNSSSRIDPSNLENQVIHMRQRGKAGPASTANTTSD; from the exons ATGGAGGCTACTAAAAAGACTGATGATCGTATGACTTCCCCTGCAGCCTTTGTTGAAGGTGGAGTGCAAGAAGCCTGTGATGATGCATGCAGCATATGCCTTGAAGATTTTTCTCAGAGTGATCCTTCTACG GTTACTAACTGTAAGCACGAGTTTCACCTTCAATGCATTCTTGAATG GTGCCAGAGAAGCTCAAATTGCCCAATGTGCTGGCAAGCAATCGGCCTAAGAGATGCAATGAG TCAACAATTGCTAGAAGCCGTAGAAGAGGAGAGGAATATCACGTCTAATAGATTGAGAAATGCTGCAATGTTCGGTCATCCCAGTCTCGTGGATTTTGACTTGCGACAT GCATTGCAGTTACCCGTTGGTGCAAGTGAAGCTGACCTTGAAGAACATATATTTCAGCACTTGGCTGCTGCCGTAGGAAGAGGCCGTCATATATCTAGAAGGGAAGGTCAAGGGAACCGGTCATCCTCCCAGCGTCAACGCCCAGTCTTTATTTTTTCAGCGCCCAATGTTGCGACCAGTAATGCTGTTTGGACTTCTACAAATCCAGTTGCAGAAAGTGAATCATATCGAAATAGTGCAGAGGATCAAGTCCCCACCATCTCTCCCTCTAGGCCACAAATTCATCAGGCTTCTTTCCACAGGGTTGCATCCAATGTTTCATCAGTTGACCAGCTGCAGACAAG AAGCCGTGCTAGTCAATCTTCCCAGGGAAGTCGGGAAACAGAGGAACTGTCGGACTTGCAATCATTGTCAGAATCTATGAGATCTAGGCTGAACACTTGGTCAATGAG ATACAAGGAGTCTATTTCAAGAAACACTAGAGGGTGGAAGGAGAGGTTTTTTGCTCGAAGCACTTCCATGGCTGATGTTGGTTCTGAGGTTCGGAGAGCAGTTCCTTCTGGTTTTGCTAGTGTTTCACGCTTGATGGATCGATTTGATGTTGGGTCCAGACATGCTGTCGAGTCAAGTAATTCGAGTAGCAGGATTGACCCTAGTAATTTGGAAAATCAAGTGATTCATATGAGACAGCGTGGCAAGGCAGGACCTGCTTCAACTGCAAATACGACATCAGATTGA